Part of the Spiroplasma turonicum genome, ATCGTTGATACTGGTGGTGGTACAACCGATATTGCTGTAATAGCATCTGGCGATATAGTTTTGTCTAAATCTGTTAAAGTTGCTGGTAATTATTTAAATGACGAATGTCAAAAATTTTTACGATCACAATACGGTTTAGAAATAGGTTCAAAATCAGCAGAGGCTATTAAAATTAACATTGGATCATTAGCAAAATACCCTGACGAAAGAAGAATGAAAGTTTACGGACGTGATGTTGTTTCAGGTTTGCCAAGAGAAGTAGAAGTTACTCCTGAAGAAGTACGAGAAGTACTAAAAGTTCCGGTATCAAGAATTGTAGATTTGACTGTACAAGTACTAGAAGATACACCACCTGAATTAGCTGGGGACATCTTTAGAAATGGTATAACAATATGTGGTGGTGGAGCACTTATTAAAGGTATTGACAAGTACTTTGCAGATACATTACAATTACCAACTAAAATTGGAGAGCAACCATTACTTGCAGTTATAAATGGTACAAGAAAATTTGAGTCTGAAATTTGAGAAAAACTTAAAGAACTTCATGAAAAAAGAGGAGACTCATTATTACTAGGTTAAAAGTATAAAGTGGACATAAGTTCATTTTTTTATTAACCTTGATTATTAAGAGTCTAAATATTTTGTGTTAAACATAAAATTAGTTGTAAGGACCAATTAAACATCAATATCAAGGTTTAAGAAAAATAAGGGTTAATATTCTGAGGTTTTTATGATTCCAGCTTTAATTAAATAATAATTATTTAAATTCTTTAAATTAAATAATTTAACAAAAAATACATAAAT contains:
- a CDS encoding rod shape-determining protein, yielding MRSLNKHRQTFVSIDLGTSNTLVYISDQGVVYNEPSIIAYRIKENSIVAIGKEAYKMIGKGNKNIRIIKPMVDGVITDIRATESQLRYIFKRLKVEKWLNNCIMLLACPSVVTELEKTALSKIAKNLGAQEVFVEEEVKMAALGGGVNIYAPTGNLIVDTGGGTTDIAVIASGDIVLSKSVKVAGNYLNDECQKFLRSQYGLEIGSKSAEAIKINIGSLAKYPDERRMKVYGRDVVSGLPREVEVTPEEVREVLKVPVSRIVDLTVQVLEDTPPELAGDIFRNGITICGGGALIKGIDKYFADTLQLPTKIGEQPLLAVINGTRKFESEIWEKLKELHEKRGDSLLLG